A single genomic interval of Electrophorus electricus isolate fEleEle1 chromosome 2, fEleEle1.pri, whole genome shotgun sequence harbors:
- the LOC113580557 gene encoding troponin I, fast skeletal muscle-like — protein MSEKKMTSSRRYHLKSLLLSIAAGLLEAEAKQLATDKENYMNEHCPSLSLPGSLQELQELCKKLNQTIDKVDEERYDMETKVAKTDKEIEDLKIKVVDLKGKFKKPVLRKVRMSADQMLQALLGSKHKVSLDLRANLKQVKKEVKEESAEQVGDWRKNIEDKAGMDGRKKMFESEA, from the exons ATGTCAGA GAAAAAGATGACATCCAGTCGCAGGTATCACCTGAAG AGCCTTTTGCTGTCCATCGCTGCTGGCCTGCTGGAGGCTGAAGCCAAGCAGCTTGCGACTGATAAGGAGAACTACATGAACGAGCACTGCCCATCCTTGTCCCTGCCTGGATCCCTGCAGGAGCTGCAA GAGCTGTGCAAGAAGCTCAATCAGACCATCGACAAGGTTGATGAGGAAAGGTATGACATGGAAACCAAGGTTGCCAAGACAGACAAGGAG ATCGAGGACCTGAAGATTAAGGTGGTTGACCTGAAAGGAAAGTTCAAGAAGCCTGTGCTAAGGAAAGTGCGCATGTCTGCTGATCAGATGCTTCAGGCTCTGCTGGGCTCCAAGCACAAGGTGTCTCTGGATCTGAGGGCCAACCTGAAACAAGTGAAGAAGGAGGTCAAAGAGGAG TCTGCTGAACAGGTTGGGGACTGGCGTAAGAACATCGAGGACAAAGCCGGCATGGATGGGAGAAAGAAGATGTTCGAGTCTGAGGCTTAA
- the LOC113580559 gene encoding troponin I, fast skeletal muscle-like, with protein sequence MLSIAEALLQKEASQSVADEAAYMSEHCSDLPFPHSVQELQELCKKLRHDIDKIDEERCDLEAKVKKGEKEIEDLKIKVIDLKGKFKKPALRKMRMSADQMLQALLGSKHKVSLDLRANLKQVKKEVKEEPEVGNWPKTIEDKASMYGRKKMFEGGEA encoded by the exons ATGCTGAGCATAGCTGAGGCCCTGCTGCAGAAGGAAGCGTCCCAGTCTGTGGCTGACGAGGCTGCCTACATGTCTGAGCACTGCTCAGATCTGCCTTTTCCGCACTCCGTCCAGGAGCTGCAG GAACTGTGCAAAAAGCTGCGTCATGACATCGACAAGATTGATGAGGAAAGATGCGACTTGGAGGCCAAAGTGAagaagggagaaaaagag ATTGAGGACCTGAAGATTAAGGTGATTGACCTGAAGGGCAAGTTCAAGAAGCCAGCTTTACGTAAAATGCGCATGTCTGCTGATCAGATGCTTCAGGCTCTGCTGGGCTCCAAGCACAAGGTGTCTCTGGATCTGAGGGCCAACCTGAAACAAGTGAAGAAGGAGGTCAAAGAGGAG CCAGAAGTGGGCAATTGGCCGAAGACCATTGAGGATAAGGCCAGCATGTATGGGAGGAAGAAGATGTTTGAGGGTGGCGAGGCCTAA
- the LOC113580558 gene encoding troponin I, fast skeletal muscle-like, whose translation MSEKKMSSSRRHQLKSLMLSIAKSRLEAEVIAIEGAKKTYMEENCPGPDLSGSMADLQELCKKLHAKIDKIDEERYDMETKVSKANKEIEDLKIKVQDLQGKFKKPALKKVRLSADQMLQALLGSKHKVNLDLRANLKQVKKEVKEEDKEPVGDWRKNIDEKAGMDGRKKMFETS comes from the exons ATGTCTGA gaaaaaaatgtcatCGAGTCGGAGGCATCAGCTaaag AGCTTGATGCTCTCCATTGCGAAGAGTCGGCTGGAAGCTGAGGTAATAGCAATTGAAGGAGCGAAGAAGACTTATATGGAGGAAAACTGCCCAGGCCCGGACCTCTCAGGCTCTATGGCTGACCTTCAG GAGCTATGCAAGAAGCTCCATGCAAAGATTGACAAAATTGATGAGGAACGATATGACATGGAAACCAAAGTGAGCAAGGCCAACAAGGAG ATCGAGGACCTGAAGATCAAAGTTCAGGACCTGCAGGGCAAGTTCAAGAAGCCAGCTCTGAAGAAAGTTCGTCTGTCTGCCGACCAGATGCTTCAGGCTCTGCTGGGCTCCAAGCACAAGGTGAACCTGGACCTAAGAGCCAACTTGAAACAAGTGAAGAAGGAGGTCAAAGAGGAG GACAAGGAACCTGTGGGGGACTGGCGTAAGAATATTGACGAAAAGGCAGGCATGGATGGCAGGAAGAAGATGTTTGAGACCTCCTAA
- the tnni2a.2 gene encoding troponin I type 2a (skeletal, fast), tandem duplicate 2 isoform X1: MSLSKRMSMSRKHNLKSLMLQVAKELLDAEEVEKVNERKRYMQEHCPPLSLPHSKEELQVLCKELNEKINVIDDERYNLEYKVKLVVDEVKDMNIKIVDLKGKFKKPPLKKVRMSADAMLQALLGSKHKVNMDLRANLKQVKKEVKEEDKELRDVGDWRKSIEDKAGMGGRKKMFEAES, translated from the exons ATGTCTTTAAGCAAAAGGATGTCCATGAGTCGGAAGCACAACCTGAAG AGCTTAATGCTGCAGGTAGCTAAAGAGCTGCTAGATGCTGAGGAGGTTGAGAAAGTGAATGAAAGAAAGCGGTACATGCAGGAGCACTGCCCACCTCTTTCTTTGCCACACAGCAAGGAGGAATTGCAG GTGCTATGCAAAGAACTAAATGAAAAGATTAATGTGATTGATGACGAGAGATACAATCTTGAATACAAGGTCAAATTAGTTGTTGACGAg GTCAAGGACATGAACATAAAGATTGTAGACCTTAAAGGCAAGTTCAAGAAACCTCCTCTGAAGAAAGTGCGTATGTCCGCTGATGCTATGCTTCAGGCTCTGCTCGGCTCCAAGCACAAGGTAAACATGGATCTGAGGGCCAACCTGAAACAAGTGAAGAAGGAAGTGAAAGAAGAG GATAAAGAGCTGCGTGATGTTGGGGACTGGCGTAAGAGCATCGAGGACAAGGCCGGCATGGGTGGGAGAAAGAAGATGTTCGAGGCAGAGTCCTGA
- the tnni2a.2 gene encoding troponin I type 2a (skeletal, fast), tandem duplicate 2 isoform X2, protein MTDKRMSMSRKHNLKSLMLQVAKELLDAEEVEKVNERKRYMQEHCPPLSLPHSKEELQVLCKELNEKINVIDDERYNLEYKVKLVVDEVKDMNIKIVDLKGKFKKPPLKKVRMSADAMLQALLGSKHKVNMDLRANLKQVKKEVKEEDKELRDVGDWRKSIEDKAGMGGRKKMFEAES, encoded by the exons ATGACTGA CAAAAGGATGTCCATGAGTCGGAAGCACAACCTGAAG AGCTTAATGCTGCAGGTAGCTAAAGAGCTGCTAGATGCTGAGGAGGTTGAGAAAGTGAATGAAAGAAAGCGGTACATGCAGGAGCACTGCCCACCTCTTTCTTTGCCACACAGCAAGGAGGAATTGCAG GTGCTATGCAAAGAACTAAATGAAAAGATTAATGTGATTGATGACGAGAGATACAATCTTGAATACAAGGTCAAATTAGTTGTTGACGAg GTCAAGGACATGAACATAAAGATTGTAGACCTTAAAGGCAAGTTCAAGAAACCTCCTCTGAAGAAAGTGCGTATGTCCGCTGATGCTATGCTTCAGGCTCTGCTCGGCTCCAAGCACAAGGTAAACATGGATCTGAGGGCCAACCTGAAACAAGTGAAGAAGGAAGTGAAAGAAGAG GATAAAGAGCTGCGTGATGTTGGGGACTGGCGTAAGAGCATCGAGGACAAGGCCGGCATGGGTGGGAGAAAGAAGATGTTCGAGGCAGAGTCCTGA